From the genome of Sinanaerobacter sp. ZZT-01:
ACACAGCAAAAACAATGTAGAGTTCATCCCCCAATCATCACTAAAATTGAGTGCGACTGCTAATGTTCCAATAAAGATCGCAAAGAAAAACCCCCCCAAAAGGTCCAGTTTTGTCTCACCTTCCTTCTTGCTGTCTTTCGGCATAACAACATTCGTTGCAATCAATCCAAATAAACAGAATGGAATTGGAAAATAAAAAATAGAATGCCAAGAAAAATGTGTCAATAAAAATCCGCCGATGGAAGGACCGGATGCCAATCCCACCGATACAAATACAGAATTAATACCCAGAGCTTTTCCACGTTCTGCTTCATCAAAATTTCTCGTGACTGTCGCCTGCGTAATTGAGATAAGGAGACAATACCCAAATCCTTGCAATGCTCGAAAGAGAATGAGTATAAGAAGATTTCTTGATAAAAGAGGAGCCAGTGCTGACGCTGCTGCGAAAAAGCAAAAACCAAACTGGTATTGTCTCTTATATCCGTAAAGGTCTGCTGCTTTTCCGCAGATTAATAATAAGCAGCATGGGACAAACGTATATATAAGAGCAAGCCAGCTGATTTCCCCTTGCGTAACTCCAAATTCTTTCATCAATATTGGAAGGGCTAGATTTAAGCTGTTAATCGCAAAGCAAACGCTAAAATTAGCCATGCCTGTAATTGCATAAATCCACCATTTATTTAATTTTTTTTTCTCCGCTCGATTCTGTTCTTGCAACGTATTCATCACTCCCCTATTTATATAGTATGATTTATAGTACTTATCTTATCCTTTTGGAAAGCAAAGAATGATTTTATCTATTCTTTTCAATACAGATCAATTCCGGCGGATTGTTTATTTGATTTAAAAAAGAATGCTTCGTTACCGTATATCTTTTTTGGTTCAAATTTGAAGTAAAGTACTCCAATGCTTCTTTCTCTTCTCTTCCACTCAAATGTCCTGGATAGAGAACCAATAAAAGGACACCGCTCTCTTCCAGTGCATCCAAACTCTTTTCCACGGCTTTAAGTGTCGTTTCTTTCTTTGTTGTAATTGCATGGTTTCCTTTCGGCAGGTAGCCCAAATTAAACAATATCAACTTCACTTTTGCTGTCACATATCGATCCATATTCTCATGTCCGTCTAAAATCAGCTGGGCTCTTTGCTGATACTGTGCCTCCAATAGACATTTTCTTGTATTATTTAATGCTGTTTCTTGTACATCAAATGCATATACTTTTCCGGTTTCTCCGACCAAACTGCATAAAAAAGCTGTGTCGTTTCCATTTCCCATAGTTGCATCGACAATGATATCCCCTTCCTCTACTTTCATCAAACAAATTTTTTTTGCAATTTCAACTGCATTTTTAAATAAAAACTCCATAAAGCATTC
Proteins encoded in this window:
- a CDS encoding class I SAM-dependent methyltransferase yields the protein MEFLFKNAVEIAKKICLMKVEEGDIIVDATMGNGNDTAFLCSLVGETGKVYAFDVQETALNNTRKCLLEAQYQQRAQLILDGHENMDRYVTAKVKLILFNLGYLPKGNHAITTKKETTLKAVEKSLDALEESGVLLLVLYPGHLSGREEKEALEYFTSNLNQKRYTVTKHSFLNQINNPPELICIEKNR
- a CDS encoding MFS transporter, translating into MNTLQEQNRAEKKKLNKWWIYAITGMANFSVCFAINSLNLALPILMKEFGVTQGEISWLALIYTFVPCCLLLICGKAADLYGYKRQYQFGFCFFAAASALAPLLSRNLLILILFRALQGFGYCLLISITQATVTRNFDEAERGKALGINSVFVSVGLASGPSIGGFLLTHFSWHSIFYFPIPFCLFGLIATNVVMPKDSKKEGETKLDLLGGFFFAIFIGTLAVALNFSDDWGMNSTLFLLCIFVSVSSLFFFVYREKAVHEPMLPLDLFKNKTFAFANAVCGLSYMTQQLTTYLFPFFLIHILMLRADKAGFIMLAFPLSMMLSSPLGGTLSDRFGTKRPAVFGLLLIALNCILVGFFNLDSNLYFVTFTLLLVGMGNGLSVSAVNSAILGSAPKKYLGVASGTLATMRTIGNTFGTAIGSVMLVSRQTYYAIRFGDSESYLLAQRDTFLIGFALVLMAIVFILRIPERTKR